The nucleotide window AGGACCTCTGAGCCTAGGAACCATCTGATGAGTATCCCCACAAGCTGCAACACAGCAGTTCTCCGCTAAAAAACAATTTACTGCAGGATAAGGTAAAATAAGAGCACTAAGACCGTGGTTTGGAGTCCCGCTGTATTTAGAAGTGCCGTAATTATCTATTTGCATTCACTCATTAATAAATGACGACTGAAATAGAAAGGCGCGTAGGGTAATGAAAGAGTTAATGGCAATGTTAAACTCAGCCGGACTGGGGGCTCATCTGGACTTCAGGAATGTGTTTGGGCCCCACGGTGTTGCAGTGAATAACACTGCTAATAATGTTTATCAGCAATACACATTTAAATCTAGACAAACTTACAGTGAGATATTTGAAACCCAACGTGGAGATGATCCCCGCCAAGAAGCCGACAACCATTGAGCCAACGGGTGTCAGCATCATCTCCCCAGCTGTGCCCATCGCAACACCCCCTGCCAGCGCTGCGTTCTGGATGTGAACCTGGAAGGAGCGCCCGTCAGTCATCGCGTTAACATAAACATTAGCCGTGCTCGCCCAACAGTCAAATTAATTATTGGGATTAACCACGACTGggaaaatgatttaataaacaCGGAGGGTGTTCGCTCCAAGGCAACCAGTTTCACGTTTGTTACATTCTGCTAAATCTTATTTTAAGCACTTTGGAGCAACTGCACTGGCGAAggcaatatattacaataataaagtgGCCTAAATTCAATTTAACTGCTTTGCCTAAACACTGGAAATAGTTCAAGTTACATCAGTGTATTGAATTAGTACAATTATGGGTCTTTGTGATACTACCATATGTATTTGCCACAGATGGAAGCAACATTTAGAAAACATTATTGTTTTATCACAATTATATCAGCATAATAGAATAGTAcctgtattacattttttaaaatgatgacagCAAAAGCCATATTACCAAAATAACTATCCAAATGATTCTGAGACACTGCTCATCACACCGATCGTTTCTCTCATCCAGTCCTCCTCACCATATCCAGCTTGCCTTCATGGTTGACCACAGCGGAGATGGCAAACGTGGCCAGTGTGCAGGCGGCCAGGGAGTAGTAGGTGTTCATTGCCGTCCTGTGCTGGTCGTCCCCTTCTGCAGTGATGGCAGAATTGAAGCTTGGCCAGAACATCCAGAGGTAGATGGTGCCTATGCAAAGACAGCAAAGCCACATTAGAAAGCATGTTAAATATGATAGTTGTGAGTGTCACGGTGTCACAAcggaaggaagccgtcggacccaagtgcggagcgtACGGGTTgaaaaggggaatccaaaaacagtggtcacaagacaatccaagggtcaccgatgtacaaacgtAACCGGAGGGACAATCCGAAAGCCGTAAACCTCGAGACAAGCAGGAGATCGTGGAAACCGTGAGGTCCAGAGAACAAAGGGAAAGGAGACGGGAGAACAGGGTTGAGGACGGGAGGATCAGGAAAGGTGAGGATTCAGGAGTGCGCACTAGAGCGACgatcaaggctgaacaaggttccgcgtctgagTGTGCTCCGGACCGCCCTTGTATGCGGTCGTCCCCCGATCCgccgcaggtgatcctcgttgcgccgaggagggcgtgacagtgAGCTCAGGACAAGGGTCCATGCTGTAATTCTCCATACCATGATATCTCTGTGGCAGTGCTTTACTATCAATTTCAAGCAGCAAAATGGGTGAAAaccatatgttgctttgaataacAGTGCACTTACACTACACACTAAAAAGATTCTCAACGGATGTGGCTTACCAATCATGGCGAAGAGGTCAGAGTGGTAGACTGAGCAGTTTTTGTGCTGGCTCTTGTCTAGGTTGGGGCGGTAGAGCACacgggtcactcccagcccgaAATATGCTCCGAAGATGTGAATGGTCATAGAGCCACCTGCATCTTTCGCCTGGTGTAGAGAGGGAACCACAGATGGCTTGACTGTTTTGTCACTCGGCAATGTAAGCATCAAACGGCCGAGTGTTAGAGTAAAGCGCACGGTGAAAATGGAACCCGTGACAAATAAGGAGTGCACACCGGATCTCGGGCTTGTTCACTCACATTCAGCACTGAGAGGACGAGGAACTCATTGATGGCAAATAAAGTCACTTCAATGACAGCCATTATCAGCAGCTGGACGGGGCTGGTCTTCCCCAGCACAGCCCCAAAGGAAATGAGCACCGCGCCCGTGCAGAAGTCCGCGTTGATCATGCTGCGGGCAGACAAGCCATCCAGACTCGGGTTAAAATGCCCATTTTATCACCCCAGTTCAGCACCCTGTGACAAATGTGCAGATTTCAAGGACCTCCCACACGCACATCACATCATCTGGAACCACctgtcctatacagggttgcagggagccagagcctaacctggcaacacaggatgtagggctggagggggaggggacgcacccaggaggggacaccagtctgtcgcaaggcaccccgagcaggacttgaaccccagacccaccagagaggaggaccaggtcaaacccactgccccactacgccaccacaccccccgagaCCCTCCCTCCATACTTGAACATTTAAAGACTTCACCTCATTGATATATCAGTATGCATGTGCACTTAGGCATCCCTTCTGTTCCCACTTCAGTGTGTCAATCCCATGGAGCTGCGTGTGCAGTCCTgcatgagtgtttgtgtgtttcggGGTAGTACCTCTCCACACCAATTTCTATCTTGCCGTTATGCATGCCGTGGAAGAAGCCCTGCATGAGGGTGGCCCACTGCAGGGAGAAGGCTGCGATCAGGAAGTTGAAGCCCACGCTGCTGAAACCATAGCGCTGCAGGAAGGTCATGAGGAAGCCGAAGCCGATGAAGATCATCACATGCACATCCTGGAAGCCTGGCAGTCAGAAGAAAGACGAACCTTAATAAAACAGTGAATAACGTATAGTGTTGGGTTGTGTATTAAACCTTTAAAATGACTCAAAATCCTAATAGGGATTTCAAAATGTAACATACCCACTGGAAGTCAAAATACCTAGTTTTTCACTGGGAACTTGccatataatataatttaattaattaataacaaattaatattaaattaaaagccAAACTGAAAAGTAAtgctaaaattaaaacttttaaattattttttttctatcaggTACAAAGTTAAAAGCATTGCAGATGTTTGAGTAATAAGAACATAAAGGGCCTTCTCCCATTTCTGCAACAGGTCTTTGCCATAGATCAGTATTAGTAAACCTAAGCACTTCTGAAATATACATTGAcacagatgtaaaaatgtaaatatgtaacatGAACAGATGTTAAGTAGTAAATCTAATGTTACACAAACAAGTCAAAGGGGCTTAAAATAAACCCTGAAGGTATCCGGTGCGGTTCTTACAAAACTGGGGTGATGTGTTCTTTTCCGTCACAATATGACATGACGTGCTCTTCTTCTCTACTGGCATAACACCAGTGAAAAGGTGCCACACCATACCCTGCCATAACCTGCCACACCCTCCCATACCTAATTACCTTATCCTTCCTTGACCTACTGTGCCCTGACAGCCTCCATGATTCCGCACCATGCTCTGCCTCGGTTTACCATGCTCCCTCTGAGCAACTGGGCTAAGATCAGCCCTCTGTAGGCATGAGATCAGTGTCAAGTGAATTACTCAACACTGCTCCCCTaaacaacaaagcaaagaaaacctGGTTATTGCACCACTTCCAGCTGAAGTTCTCATGGGACAGTGGCTGTGGTACCAGAGCAGTTTGCGCACAGAGCTCCGTTGTGTGTGGCTGCTGTTCTTTCACTATTTGCCAATGCTGGAAGACAAAGAGATCTTCCCTCATTTTCACTCCAATAATTTGCAGTTCACCAATTAGGCTCATTCACGGCCCCTGTGCCCTGTTGATGAACAATTTTCCTCTGTGCTGTTGCCTGGTGACTGGATTGGCACAGAAGGGACTGATGGTAGCAGACAACCCTACTGCTTGATTGGTCCACATAGAGTCACTCAGTCTTCCAACGCGGCTCGCTGAATAACAAGCACATTCCAAATATGGACAGTTTTCAAACACAACATGACAAATACATATCACATGTATGGATACTTGGTTACTCTTGTACCTGCAGTGCATAATAGCGtactacagtaatacctcgccctacatcgttaattggttccaaagggtgcaacttaagtcgaaaaacgacagaaaatgaaataacccctaaaaaaccgatttagaccccctataaaCCCCTAAAAAGCATTCCCCTTAActgtatacacttcaattaatactaaagaaaagaaaaaacaaaaaaaaaaattccaaaaaatggcaggtaaataagacaatcTTTTTTCTATTcttaagcttttaattgattttaaagattacaatatattattttacacttttttgtttttaagtgatttttttaagtttttaacgATTTTAAATACTTTCGGCTGACCGACATAAAGTTGCCTCAGCCGACTGAAGACaagttgtatttttccatatatatctAACAAAAAACCGACGTAAAGTCGAAATCGACGCAACACGaaacgacgtagggcgaggtattactgtatagTCCTCGCTTTTCACTTTGGTAAATACGCCACGTTTTTGACTTGAGACCTTTATGAACACAATGGAAAGAGTCCATCCCTTTGGACTGGACTAAATTGCCCATGACAATGTGTGCAGTCCTTTGTCAGTGACCCCTGTGACACTCGCTGCTTCATGCTCATCTTCAGCACCAGCATGAAAGCAGGGCAGCCCGCAGCGTGGTAAACTTTTGACAGCCCCGGCCTGGGACGCATCTACTGTTTGCGTTCCTCCCTCTTTCCCAGGCCGCTGCTCGTTAAGGTGGAATTGTGGCACAATGCAATAGGAGTGCTCAGAGTCAGATAAACCATACTGCTGCTACTAGCCCTGGAGCCACCATTGCCAACTGCAGTCTTCAGCTAAATAGCAACTCAAGGGTCTATTACACTCTGGAACTGTGGTACTGCTCAAAAGAACCTTCTTTCAAGAATCTTGCTTtaaggaaatttttaaaaaattgcatggTGCAGTTAAGGAGCACAGTAAAGACCACAGCAGAATTTACTTGTTTGCTGTGCTGGAATTATGGAACCGGttaatttcacttaaaaaaaaaatgtgctttacagCTGTAGGTGCAAAactattaatgaaaaaaatctgagtcACTGAGACACCTTTGTAATTAGTCCATGATACAAAAAATACGACAGGGTATTTAATAATACTAAAGCTTTGCAATTAATATGACACTTGGtaaagatttaatttaatttatcaaGGCAATAAACTTACACATTATTTTCTCTCAACCCAGTTCATTGCCAGCATTAGCAGCTAATTTCTTTATGGTCTTAGTCCTGCAAACATTACAGGATCTTCACACactgtttgtcctgagtggggtcataactagctggagcctagcctggcagctcaaggctggaggggacacacccagggtgggacaccagtctattgcagggcaccccaagcaggacttgaaccccagacctactagagagcaggccctggccaaacctgctgtgccaccacatcccccacaTTACAGGACCTTCTTTCATTCTCAAAAAACTTGAAGCAAAGAAGCAAATACTTGCTTCCCACCTTCATCAGTTTCAGCCTCCAGGAAGACCTTCGTCAACTTGGCTCCAACTCCACTTGTAGCACATTCCAATTCAACACAGTTGTACAGAGATGACACTACAACTAAAAGAATCTGGCCTTTTTCTCAAGATAACTGAGAGAGTAGACTTAAGAGTTGCTTCATATCATTTTCAGCTTCCTGGAAGACCTTCATCATCAGATCATCATCACCTCAGCTTCTGCTCAGCCTATGACACACCTCACTTCATACTGCCCTGTAGAGATGTGAACTtccaaaaatttgaaaaaaaaagaaagaaaaagactgcACATTAAACAGACTGACCCAAGCCCTCCATCTATGTCTCGTGAGCCTGTGACTGCCATAACTTGTCACGACATAAGTATGTGTTTGCAGATTTTCGCTCGAGCCCTTATTTCATCATGCTAGATTGAGTTGCAGCTCGGCTGCATTGCACGACTGAAACAACAGTAAACTCAGCAAGCGAGCTAAAAAGGTcagcaaaaatgtttcttaatttccttttttgagGTTATTGCCGTTATTACTAGGTTtagtatttaaataaacactttatGTGGTTGTTTGCTCATCTGTCAACTTTTCAACTGATTCATGATAAGATAAccataaatttttatttagtgtCAGGTAACACTAACACTTGAAACATATTTTACCCTACAGTTTTTACAGCACCAAAGATTTGATTTTACATAACTGGAAAAGCACTTAGTGTTTCATTAACTTGTTGGATTGACCATGGTTCCAATCTCGTGATTTTTTTCTATGAACAGATAAATCGCAGGCAATGAATAAAGACTAAAAAGCTGGTACAGACAGGAGTTTAGGAGGAGAAGGGCCACGGACCCTCTGCCCTGTGCCATTTCAGACAAGCAGAAATCCTGTGTGACTCACTGGGGTAGCGGAAGTAGAAGTCGTTCTCATAGTTGGATTTGTTGTCATGGCTTTTCTCCTTGTGCCATTTCCTGGCGTCCGTGTCTGTGTCGTATCTCACGAAGACAGCAAACAGGATGATGACGATCACCTCCATGACGATGCAGGTGATGGGTAACTTTAACCTCAAGTTAGTATTATATTCAGCCATGGCTGTCCTTGCTTATCTAGCCCTACGCACAGAACCCAACTGCACTCCAGTACCAGAAGTGACACAGCCTGACAGCTCTAGTTAATGTGTGTGAGCGAGACACGACACTGGATTTTACTCCCTGTGGTGTGTTGCTCCTGAGGTGCACAGTGACACCCCTTCCAGTTCCACCAATCAGTACCAGTAAGTGGCCTTGGCCCATCCTTCTCATACCTTATTTTAAGGTGGTCTATATTGTGCCATCAGTTTTCTTTTATCACTCATATCTGTAGAAGGTGGAACAGTAGCATATGGGTTTTCGCTTTCTTTCAAAttactgtaaagcactttggCACACCTTTTTCGTGAAAATCTTTTACATGAAATAAAGTTTTCTTAGACTGATTTCTAGCACGTCA belongs to Scleropages formosus chromosome 18, fSclFor1.1, whole genome shotgun sequence and includes:
- the rhbg gene encoding ammonium transporter Rh type B; the protein is MAEYNTNLRLKLPITCIVMEVIVIILFAVFVRYDTDTDARKWHKEKSHDNKSNYENDFYFRYPSFQDVHVMIFIGFGFLMTFLQRYGFSSVGFNFLIAAFSLQWATLMQGFFHGMHNGKIEIGVESMINADFCTGAVLISFGAVLGKTSPVQLLIMAVIEVTLFAINEFLVLSVLNAKDAGGSMTIHIFGAYFGLGVTRVLYRPNLDKSQHKNCSVYHSDLFAMIGTIYLWMFWPSFNSAITAEGDDQHRTAMNTYYSLAACTLATFAISAVVNHEGKLDMVHIQNAALAGGVAMGTAGEMMLTPVGSMVVGFLAGIISTLGFKYLTPILEEKFHVQDTCGVHNLHGMPGVLGATVGTITASLASAEVYGEGMKDVFPDIYEGKTTPFKQAMWQGLSMGVTMGIASIGGILTGLLLKVPIYATPPDTMCFEDNIYWEVPGEEDSHQELAAVRTEEVEKPLNG